A segment of the Flavobacteriales bacterium genome:
AAAATCATGTTCATGAACAATAGAGGTCAAAAGTTAAATATCCCTATTCGTTCTGTTGTTAAGGATGTAAGAGTAGAGTATAATAATAGTTCTATAGAAAGAATTGATTTGGAAAATATTGTAACGGTTTTCTCCAATGTAGACCAAGGAGCTAATCCAAATGAAGTTGTAGATCAATTAAAAGCAGAAATGGAAGAGTTTGATTTGTCTGAAGCTGGAAAGCAGTTTAAAGAAGCAGGATTCGAATATGAGTTTACTGGTCAGCTCGTTGATCAAGAAAAAGAAATGAGCTTTTTGAGTTCGGCTTTGTTAATTGCTGTATTCTTGATTCTTTTAATCATTGTTATGCAGTTTAACTCATTCTCAACACCATTAATTATTTTATTCTCAGTAATCCTAAGTTTAGTAGGAGTATTTATGGGAATTGTAATTACTAGGGATGATTTTGTAATCATGATGACAATGATTGGTATCATATCATTAGCAGGAATTGTTGTAAATAATGCTATTGTATTAGTAGATTATACCAACCTATTGAGAATGCGTAAAAGAGAAGAGTTAGGAATGAAAGAAACAGACCTACTTTCTAATGCTGAAATTGTAGATGCAATTATTCAAGGTGGGAAAACTCGATTGAGACCTGTATTGTTAACAGCAATTACTACAATATTAGGATTGATTCCATTAGCAACAGGAATGAATATTAACTTCTTTACACTATATACAGATTTGGATCCACAAATATTCTTCGGAGGTGATAATGCGATATTCTTTGGACCTATGAGTTGGACAGTTATCTATGGATTAACGTTCGCAACGTTCTTAACTTTAATCGTTGTTCCGATTATGTATTATTTATTATACCGTTTTAAACTTTGGATTTATAAAGTGTTTAAGTGGAAAATGAAGATTAATTTATAAACTAAACAAGGAATATAAATTAATAGAAAAGCCATTAAGATCAGTTCTTAATGGCTTTTTGTTTTTTAACGTTGTGGAGGTCGACCACCACCAGGTCCACCATTTCTATCAGGTTTTGGAGCTTTTTCAAATTCTTCTTTACTAATGTATCCATCCCCATTAGCATCAATTTGATCAAAGTCATTGGCTATAGGTCCTTTTACTTCAGATTTGGATAAAAGGCCGTCGTTATTGGTGTCCATTTCAAAGATGTTCGGACGTTCTCTCTGCGCTTTGTTTTGAGAGCTTCTAGGGGTGCTTTCATCATAAGTAATTACTTTATCTTGCGTACTACATGATATCGCGAATACGCCAATAAAAAATAAAGGTAAACAAGTTGTTGATTTCATGATTTATATTTTAACATTGTATCTTTATAGACGCTGTTTAAATATAAATCCTGCTGTATTTTATTGATAAAGTTCTAAAAGCCCCTCAGGAATCTCTAACTGAATGGTTTGGTTAGGTTTATCTACTTTTAAAATGTGGTTGTCATTAAAAGGGAGTAATGCTTCTTTGTTGTTAATAGAAACAGAGACTAATCTATTGGCTGAGTTGTCTATTACCTCAATAATTTGACCCACAACTTTATTTTGTGCATCAGTAATTGTAAAGCCAATAATCTCGTGGTAGTAAAATTGGTCATCATTCAACTGTGGGAGAGAACTTAGCGGTAAGAAAGCTTTTTTATTGGTAATACTTAAAGCTTCATCTTCTGTGTTTATTCCCTCAAATTTTACACGAAGGCTTTGTGTTTTTTGAACTTTTCTTTTTTCTATAAAAAAAGGAACTAATTGTTTATTTATTTCTAGAAAAAGGTGTTCGATATTATAATAGTTCTGAGGTCGATCAGTGTCTAAAAATAAAATGACTTCTCCTTTAAAACTATGTATTTTAGTGATGATTCCTAATTCAAAACAATCGTCTTTTTTCATTTGTTAAGGTTGAATGTGTATATAATATTCAATAAAAAAGACCGAACATGTTCGGTCTTTTTTATTACAATCTTAAGTATCAAAATTTTTTATTCTTCTTCTTTTGATTCTTCTGGAGCATTTTTAGCAGCTATTTCTTTAGCTTTAGCTTCTTTAACAGCTTTTTCAGCTTCTAATCTAGCAGCAGTATTTGCTTCACTTGATTTAGCTAAACCATCTTTTTTCGCTTGAATTTTAGCTTCTTTTTCTTTAGTCCAAGC
Coding sequences within it:
- the rimM gene encoding ribosome maturation factor RimM (Essential for efficient processing of 16S rRNA); the encoded protein is MKKDDCFELGIITKIHSFKGEVILFLDTDRPQNYYNIEHLFLEINKQLVPFFIEKRKVQKTQSLRVKFEGINTEDEALSITNKKAFLPLSSLPQLNDDQFYYHEIIGFTITDAQNKVVGQIIEVIDNSANRLVSVSINNKEALLPFNDNHILKVDKPNQTIQLEIPEGLLELYQ